One part of the Mytilus trossulus isolate FHL-02 chromosome 11, PNRI_Mtr1.1.1.hap1, whole genome shotgun sequence genome encodes these proteins:
- the LOC134691042 gene encoding serine/threonine-protein kinase RIO3-like isoform X2: MEEQTALMNQTKIDTVPKPSPWGKPPQQSTPIPSCLQDVMNEQLSEDFIEKEQKNVLDTFESEKKEVDVDALIAAAGGDETADDELMARMLQLEYDKQNDEELLAKEKLLNKHHKVSISFENYRSVHPAYRDDEDKEEEDEDYEPPKSQWDKKSPSFKKNGTVGSGNKIITKHDKVICGRKNASKLMDFPPEFHSGDGESMDMQLDNRIYNKLKRHSDAENKRHQRLHEKKEHSTAGQVMDARTRLILYKLVNNGVLDSISGSISTGKESVVFHAYGGELNGETLPKECAIKVYKTTLNEFKNRGKYVDGDHRFSRDDFKKQNPRKIIRIWGEKETANLNRLKKFGVPCPHVQVLKKHVLVMSFIGKDMQPALKLKTVKLSTADMQDAFEQTMKIMKTIHRDCKLVHADLSEFNILWYQEKIWIIDVSQAVEITHPAALEFLFRDCKSMTSFFQSRDVHGVPTPEELFNDITGLEIQGEGLEFVAQVQRFQKEKNEECLVHQTTYTKEYAFDYFFEKSQIERADALDKLGISDDEDEDEALEEEPEDVE, encoded by the exons ATGGAAGAACAGACAGCCTTGATGAACCAGACGAAAATTGACACTGTACCCAAACCATCACCCTGGGGCAAACCTCCACAGCAATCAACTCCAATACCAAGCTGCCTACAAGATGTAATGAATGAACAGTTGAGTGAAGATTTTATcgaaaaagaacagaaaaatgtGTTGGACACTTTTGAAAG TGAGAAAAAAGAAGTTGATGTTGATGCATTAATTGCTGCCGCTGGTGGTGATGAAACTGCTGATGATGAACTTATGGCTAGGATGTTACAGTTGGAATATGATAAACAGAATGACGAGGAATTGTTAGCAAAGGAAAAACTCTTGAATAAACATCATAAAG ttTCTATCTCCTTTGAGAACTACAGAAGTGTACATCCAGCATACAGAGACGATGAAGATAAAGAAGAAGAGGATGAGGATTATGAACCACCAAAATCACAATGGG ATAAGAAATCACCATCATTTAAAAAGAATGGAACAGTTGGCAGTGgaaataaaatcataacaaaacaCGATAAAGTTATATGTGGACGAAAAAATGCTTCTAAACTAATGGAT TTTCCCCCAGAGTTTCATTCTGGTGATGGTGAAAGTATGGACATGCAGCTTGATAATAGAAtttataacaaactaaaacgtcATTCTGATGCTGAAAATAAACGACATCAAAGATTACATGAGAAGAAGGAACACTCTACTGCT ggaCAAGTAATGGATGCTAGGACAAGACTGATTTTGTATAAATTAGTAAACAATGGAGTGTTAGATTCCATAAGTGGTAGTATCAGTACAGGGAAAGAGTCTGTTGTCTTCCATGCTTATGGTGGAGA attaaATGGTGAGACACTGCCAAAAGAATGTGCAATAAAAGTATATAAGACAACActgaatgaatttaaaaacagaGGAAAGTATGTTGATGGAGATCACAGATTTTCCAGGGACgattttaagaaacaaaatccacgaaaaattATCAGAATCTGGGGAGAAAAAGAAACAGCAAATTTGAACAG attGAAGAAATTTGGAGTTCCTTGTCCACACGTCCAAGTATTAAAGAAACATGTCTTAGTAATGAGTTTTATAGGAAAGGATATGCAACCAGCACTTAAACTAAAAACTGTCAAGCTTTCAACAGCAGATATGCAGGATGCTTTTGAACAGACAATGAAG ATAATGAAGACAATACATAGAGATTGTAAACTAGTGCATGCTGATCTTAGTGAATTTAACATACTGTGGTATCAGGAGAAAATCTGGATCATAGATGTAAGCCAGGCTGTAGAAATAACACATCCTGCTGCGTTAGAGTTCCTGTTTAGAGACTGTAAATCTATGACATCG TTTTTCCAAAGTAGAGATGTACATGGAGTTCCAACACCAGAGGAATTATTTAATGACATTACTGGACTAGAAATTCAGGGAGAAGGCCTAGAATTTGTTGCTCAAGTACAGAGGTTTCAAAAGGAGAAAAATGAAGAATGTCTTGTACATCAAACCACATATACAAAAGAATATGCATTTGactatttctttgaaaaatctCAAATAGAACGAGCTGATGCTTTAGATAAGTTAGGGATATCTGATGATGAGGATGAAGATGAGGCATTAGAGGAAGAACCTGAGGATGTAGAGTAG
- the LOC134691042 gene encoding serine/threonine-protein kinase RIO3-like isoform X1, which translates to MEGPVIVFSYRHSNTIHKTMEEQTALMNQTKIDTVPKPSPWGKPPQQSTPIPSCLQDVMNEQLSEDFIEKEQKNVLDTFESEKKEVDVDALIAAAGGDETADDELMARMLQLEYDKQNDEELLAKEKLLNKHHKVSISFENYRSVHPAYRDDEDKEEEDEDYEPPKSQWDKKSPSFKKNGTVGSGNKIITKHDKVICGRKNASKLMDFPPEFHSGDGESMDMQLDNRIYNKLKRHSDAENKRHQRLHEKKEHSTAGQVMDARTRLILYKLVNNGVLDSISGSISTGKESVVFHAYGGELNGETLPKECAIKVYKTTLNEFKNRGKYVDGDHRFSRDDFKKQNPRKIIRIWGEKETANLNRLKKFGVPCPHVQVLKKHVLVMSFIGKDMQPALKLKTVKLSTADMQDAFEQTMKIMKTIHRDCKLVHADLSEFNILWYQEKIWIIDVSQAVEITHPAALEFLFRDCKSMTSFFQSRDVHGVPTPEELFNDITGLEIQGEGLEFVAQVQRFQKEKNEECLVHQTTYTKEYAFDYFFEKSQIERADALDKLGISDDEDEDEALEEEPEDVE; encoded by the exons atGGAAGGACCTGTTATTGTTTTCAGTTACAGACATAGCAATACCATTCACAAGACCATGGAAGAACAGACAGCCTTGATGAACCAGACGAAAATTGACACTGTACCCAAACCATCACCCTGGGGCAAACCTCCACAGCAATCAACTCCAATACCAAGCTGCCTACAAGATGTAATGAATGAACAGTTGAGTGAAGATTTTATcgaaaaagaacagaaaaatgtGTTGGACACTTTTGAAAG TGAGAAAAAAGAAGTTGATGTTGATGCATTAATTGCTGCCGCTGGTGGTGATGAAACTGCTGATGATGAACTTATGGCTAGGATGTTACAGTTGGAATATGATAAACAGAATGACGAGGAATTGTTAGCAAAGGAAAAACTCTTGAATAAACATCATAAAG ttTCTATCTCCTTTGAGAACTACAGAAGTGTACATCCAGCATACAGAGACGATGAAGATAAAGAAGAAGAGGATGAGGATTATGAACCACCAAAATCACAATGGG ATAAGAAATCACCATCATTTAAAAAGAATGGAACAGTTGGCAGTGgaaataaaatcataacaaaacaCGATAAAGTTATATGTGGACGAAAAAATGCTTCTAAACTAATGGAT TTTCCCCCAGAGTTTCATTCTGGTGATGGTGAAAGTATGGACATGCAGCTTGATAATAGAAtttataacaaactaaaacgtcATTCTGATGCTGAAAATAAACGACATCAAAGATTACATGAGAAGAAGGAACACTCTACTGCT ggaCAAGTAATGGATGCTAGGACAAGACTGATTTTGTATAAATTAGTAAACAATGGAGTGTTAGATTCCATAAGTGGTAGTATCAGTACAGGGAAAGAGTCTGTTGTCTTCCATGCTTATGGTGGAGA attaaATGGTGAGACACTGCCAAAAGAATGTGCAATAAAAGTATATAAGACAACActgaatgaatttaaaaacagaGGAAAGTATGTTGATGGAGATCACAGATTTTCCAGGGACgattttaagaaacaaaatccacgaaaaattATCAGAATCTGGGGAGAAAAAGAAACAGCAAATTTGAACAG attGAAGAAATTTGGAGTTCCTTGTCCACACGTCCAAGTATTAAAGAAACATGTCTTAGTAATGAGTTTTATAGGAAAGGATATGCAACCAGCACTTAAACTAAAAACTGTCAAGCTTTCAACAGCAGATATGCAGGATGCTTTTGAACAGACAATGAAG ATAATGAAGACAATACATAGAGATTGTAAACTAGTGCATGCTGATCTTAGTGAATTTAACATACTGTGGTATCAGGAGAAAATCTGGATCATAGATGTAAGCCAGGCTGTAGAAATAACACATCCTGCTGCGTTAGAGTTCCTGTTTAGAGACTGTAAATCTATGACATCG TTTTTCCAAAGTAGAGATGTACATGGAGTTCCAACACCAGAGGAATTATTTAATGACATTACTGGACTAGAAATTCAGGGAGAAGGCCTAGAATTTGTTGCTCAAGTACAGAGGTTTCAAAAGGAGAAAAATGAAGAATGTCTTGTACATCAAACCACATATACAAAAGAATATGCATTTGactatttctttgaaaaatctCAAATAGAACGAGCTGATGCTTTAGATAAGTTAGGGATATCTGATGATGAGGATGAAGATGAGGCATTAGAGGAAGAACCTGAGGATGTAGAGTAG